Proteins encoded within one genomic window of Oncorhynchus tshawytscha isolate Ot180627B linkage group LG02, Otsh_v2.0, whole genome shotgun sequence:
- the LOC112217163 gene encoding RNA-binding protein 5 isoform X2, with translation MIQGKCVAMHYSNRRHTFENWLCNACGLYNFRKRLRCFRCGAVKVEGSESAGPSDWNLEPKQAGDYCGDTIILRNIAPLSSVEAIMTTLAPYAILSPGNIRLIKDKQTGQNRGFAFVQLSSPLEASQLLTILQGLQPPLKLDGKTIGVDYAKSARKDLLMPDGNRVSAFSVASTAIAAAQWSSSQPKQALGATTDYGSLQEGCAQHTQYGQDYLSWPQQPAVLDPAPGDGILGAAPGVKALVPTAAGVVVSQTTQIYQHHLLSQPTIQVHQLVGQIDVPPQATSSRVATSSLRTAAAALAASPGAATFSHSTSVVPDTSAYQYDESSGYYYDPQTGLYYDPNSQYYFNSQTQQYLYWDSETQTYIPAPAAAETTAAAADSSSEQASASSTASSSTESKEKKDKPKSKSAQQIAKDMERWAKSLNKQKESIKSSLQGLGQGRDEDRREAAAADAGFSTLFEKKHGAGFETQPLVMNELLKNGEPETPVAKSGLVAAYIGGDSDSEEAANPESGGVGDEGSDKLTDWKKMACLLCLRQFPGKDALLRHQQLSDLHKQNLEIHRRSKLSEAQLEELERKEMELKYRDRAAERRDKYGVPEPPAPKKKKCYQPPAPTVNYEQPTKDGLTSDNIGNKMLQAMGWQEGKGLGRNQQGITAPISASLRTKGTGLGIKGSNYELSASDTYKDAVRKAMFARFTEIE, from the exons ATGATCCAGGGAAAGTGTGTGGCTATGCACTACAGCAACCGGAGACACACATTTGAAAACTGGCTCTGCAATGCT TGCGGTCTGTACAATTTCCGGAAGAGGCTGAGGTGCTTCAGATGTGGAGCAGTCAAAGTAG AGGGGTCAGAGTCTGCTGGCCCCAGTGACTGGAACTTAGAGCCTAAGCAAGCTGGAGACTACTGTGGTGACA CGATCATCTTGAGAAACATTGCTCCCCTCTCCAGCGTTGAGGCCATCATGACGACCCTGGCTCCCTACGCCATCCTTTCTCCGGGCAACATCCGTCTGAtcaaggacaaacagacaggacagaacagaggcttCGCCTTTGTacagctctcctctccactg GAGGCTTCCCAGCTACTGACAATCCTCCAGGGCCTGCAGCCCCCTCTGAAGCTGGATGGGAAGACTATTGGGGTGGATTATGCGAAGAGTGCCAGGAA AGACCTGCTGATGCCAGATGGAAACAGAGTCAGTGCCTTCTCCGTTGCCAGCACAGCCATTGCTGCTGCTCAGTGGTCCTCCAGCCAG cCAAAGCAGGCCCTGGGTGCTACCACAGACTATGGTTCCCTGCAGGAGGGCTGTGCACAGCACACACAG TATGGGCAGGATTATCTGTCGTGGCCTCAGCAGCCTGCTGTGTTGGATCCTGCTCCTGGAGACGGAATATTAGGAG CTGCACCAGGAGTGAAGGCCCTGGTCCCTACAGCAGCAGGTGTGGTTGTTTCCCAGACCACACAGATCTACCAACATCACCTCCTCAGCCAGCCTACCATACAG GTGCACCAACTAGTTGGGCAGATTGATGTGCCACCACAGGCTACCAGTTCCAGAGTTGCCACATCTTCACTGAGAACAGCAGCAGCTGCTTTGGCAGCCTCCCCTGGAGCTGCCACTTTCTCTCACAGCACATCTG TTGTTCCTGACACATCTGCTTACCAATATGATGAGTCATCTGGGTACTACTACGATCCACAGACTGGTCTGTACTACGACCCTAACAGCCAG TACTACTTCAACTCCCAGACCCAGCAGTACCTGTACTGGGACAGTGAGACACAGACCTACATCCCTgcaccagcagcagcagaaacaacagcagcagcagcagactccAGCTCCGAACAGGCTTCCGCCTCCTCAACAGCCTCATCCAGCACAGAGTCcaaggagaagaaggacaagCCCAAAAGCAAGTCTGCCCAGCAG ATAGCCAAAGACATGGAGCGATGGGCCAAGAGCCTAAACAAGCAGAAGGAGAGCATCAAGAGCAGCTTGCAGGGCCTGGGGCAGGGCAGGGATGAGGACCGGAGAGAGGCTGCCGCTGCCGATGCAGGCTTCTCTACCCTTTTTGAGAAAAAG CATGGTGCAGGGTTTGAGACCCAGCCATTGGTGATGAATGAGCTGCTGAAGAATGGAGAACCGGAAACCCCAGTAGCCAAG AGTGGCCTGGTGGCAGCCTACATTGGTGGGGACAGTGACTCAGAGGAGGCAGCCAACCCAGAGAGTGGAGGTGTGGGTGATGAGGGGTCAGATAAGCTGACAGACTGGAAGAAGATGGCCTGCTTGCTCTGTCTCAGGCAGTTCCCCGGTAAAGACGCCTTGCTGCGTCACCAGCAGCTCTCAGACCTGCACAAG CAAAACTTGGAAATTCACAGAAGATCCAAACTATCTGAGGCCCAGCTGGAAGAGTtggagagaaaagagatggaG CTGAAGTACAGAGACAGAGCTGCTGAAAGAAGGGATAAGTATGGTGTTCCCGAACCACCAGCACCCAAGAAGAAGAAATGCTATCAGCCTCCTGCCCCCACAGT GAACTACGAGCAGCCCACCAAAGACGGTCTGACCAGTGACAACATTGGGAACAAGATGCTGCAGGCCATGGGCTGGCAGGAGGGCAAGGGCCTGGGCCGCAACCAGCAGGGCATCACTGCACCCATCTCT GCCTCATTACGAACCAAGGGCACAGGCCTGGGCATCAAGGGAAGCAACTACGAACTCTCCGCATCAGACACCTACAAGGACGCCGTGCGCAAAGCCATGTTTGCACGCTTCACTGAGATTGAGTGA
- the LOC112217152 gene encoding probable protein BRICK1 gives MAGQEDPVQREIHQDWANREYIEVITSSIKKIADFLNSFDMSCRSRLATLNEKLTALERRIEYIEARVTKGETLT, from the exons ATGGCCGGTCAAGAAGATCCTGTGCAGAGGGAGATCCACCAAGACTGGGCAAATCGAGAATACATTGAGGTTATCACGAGCAGCATAAAGAAAATAGCAGATTTCCTCAATTCCTTTG ATATGTCCTGCCGGTCTCGTTTGGCCACCCTAAATGAAAAGCTGACAGCGTTAGAGAGGAGAATTGAGTACATTGAAGCAAGG GTCACAAAAGGAGAGACCTTGACCTAA
- the LOC112217163 gene encoding RNA-binding protein 5 isoform X1 encodes MGADKRFGRSERSGRYASDRGRDDPEWRERRDREQDRDYDQRWSDERHTDRFDERRDRDGPERRRKRHNSDRSEDGYQSDGDYQEQDYKMELGQEESKTIMLRGLSLYVTEEAIQAALEQLQGPQPVDIRLMKKRTGISRGFAFVEFYHLQDATRWMETNQNKLMIQGKCVAMHYSNRRHTFENWLCNACGLYNFRKRLRCFRCGAVKVEGSESAGPSDWNLEPKQAGDYCGDTIILRNIAPLSSVEAIMTTLAPYAILSPGNIRLIKDKQTGQNRGFAFVQLSSPLEASQLLTILQGLQPPLKLDGKTIGVDYAKSARKDLLMPDGNRVSAFSVASTAIAAAQWSSSQPKQALGATTDYGSLQEGCAQHTQYGQDYLSWPQQPAVLDPAPGDGILGAAPGVKALVPTAAGVVVSQTTQIYQHHLLSQPTIQVHQLVGQIDVPPQATSSRVATSSLRTAAAALAASPGAATFSHSTSVVPDTSAYQYDESSGYYYDPQTGLYYDPNSQYYFNSQTQQYLYWDSETQTYIPAPAAAETTAAAADSSSEQASASSTASSSTESKEKKDKPKSKSAQQIAKDMERWAKSLNKQKESIKSSLQGLGQGRDEDRREAAAADAGFSTLFEKKHGAGFETQPLVMNELLKNGEPETPVAKSGLVAAYIGGDSDSEEAANPESGGVGDEGSDKLTDWKKMACLLCLRQFPGKDALLRHQQLSDLHKQNLEIHRRSKLSEAQLEELERKEMELKYRDRAAERRDKYGVPEPPAPKKKKCYQPPAPTVNYEQPTKDGLTSDNIGNKMLQAMGWQEGKGLGRNQQGITAPISASLRTKGTGLGIKGSNYELSASDTYKDAVRKAMFARFTEIE; translated from the exons ATGGGGGCTGACAAGAG GTTTGGCCGAAGTGAGCGTAGTGGGAGGTATGCGTCAGACCGGGGGCGAGATGATCCAGAGTGGCGTGAAAGACGGGACAGAGAGCAAGATAGGGATTATGACCAGCGCTGGAGTGACGAGAGACACACTGACCGTTTTGATGAGCGCAGAGACCGAGACGGCCCTGAG AGAAGGCGAAAGCGCCACAACAGTGACAGGTCTGAAGATGGCTATCAGTCTGATGGCGATTATCAAGAGCAGGATTATAAGATGGAGCTGGGGCAGGAGGAGAGCAAGACCATCATGCTCCGGGGCCTGTCCCTCTATGTCACAGAGGAAGCT ATCCAGGCTGCTCTTGAGCAGCTGCAGGGACCCCAGCCTGTGGACATCCGGCTGATGAAGAAGAGGACAG GTATAAGCAGAGGTTTCGCCTTCGTGGAGTTTTATCACTTGCAAGATGCTACCCGATGGATGGAGACCAATCAG AATAAGCTGATGATCCAGGGAAAGTGTGTGGCTATGCACTACAGCAACCGGAGACACACATTTGAAAACTGGCTCTGCAATGCT TGCGGTCTGTACAATTTCCGGAAGAGGCTGAGGTGCTTCAGATGTGGAGCAGTCAAAGTAG AGGGGTCAGAGTCTGCTGGCCCCAGTGACTGGAACTTAGAGCCTAAGCAAGCTGGAGACTACTGTGGTGACA CGATCATCTTGAGAAACATTGCTCCCCTCTCCAGCGTTGAGGCCATCATGACGACCCTGGCTCCCTACGCCATCCTTTCTCCGGGCAACATCCGTCTGAtcaaggacaaacagacaggacagaacagaggcttCGCCTTTGTacagctctcctctccactg GAGGCTTCCCAGCTACTGACAATCCTCCAGGGCCTGCAGCCCCCTCTGAAGCTGGATGGGAAGACTATTGGGGTGGATTATGCGAAGAGTGCCAGGAA AGACCTGCTGATGCCAGATGGAAACAGAGTCAGTGCCTTCTCCGTTGCCAGCACAGCCATTGCTGCTGCTCAGTGGTCCTCCAGCCAG cCAAAGCAGGCCCTGGGTGCTACCACAGACTATGGTTCCCTGCAGGAGGGCTGTGCACAGCACACACAG TATGGGCAGGATTATCTGTCGTGGCCTCAGCAGCCTGCTGTGTTGGATCCTGCTCCTGGAGACGGAATATTAGGAG CTGCACCAGGAGTGAAGGCCCTGGTCCCTACAGCAGCAGGTGTGGTTGTTTCCCAGACCACACAGATCTACCAACATCACCTCCTCAGCCAGCCTACCATACAG GTGCACCAACTAGTTGGGCAGATTGATGTGCCACCACAGGCTACCAGTTCCAGAGTTGCCACATCTTCACTGAGAACAGCAGCAGCTGCTTTGGCAGCCTCCCCTGGAGCTGCCACTTTCTCTCACAGCACATCTG TTGTTCCTGACACATCTGCTTACCAATATGATGAGTCATCTGGGTACTACTACGATCCACAGACTGGTCTGTACTACGACCCTAACAGCCAG TACTACTTCAACTCCCAGACCCAGCAGTACCTGTACTGGGACAGTGAGACACAGACCTACATCCCTgcaccagcagcagcagaaacaacagcagcagcagcagactccAGCTCCGAACAGGCTTCCGCCTCCTCAACAGCCTCATCCAGCACAGAGTCcaaggagaagaaggacaagCCCAAAAGCAAGTCTGCCCAGCAG ATAGCCAAAGACATGGAGCGATGGGCCAAGAGCCTAAACAAGCAGAAGGAGAGCATCAAGAGCAGCTTGCAGGGCCTGGGGCAGGGCAGGGATGAGGACCGGAGAGAGGCTGCCGCTGCCGATGCAGGCTTCTCTACCCTTTTTGAGAAAAAG CATGGTGCAGGGTTTGAGACCCAGCCATTGGTGATGAATGAGCTGCTGAAGAATGGAGAACCGGAAACCCCAGTAGCCAAG AGTGGCCTGGTGGCAGCCTACATTGGTGGGGACAGTGACTCAGAGGAGGCAGCCAACCCAGAGAGTGGAGGTGTGGGTGATGAGGGGTCAGATAAGCTGACAGACTGGAAGAAGATGGCCTGCTTGCTCTGTCTCAGGCAGTTCCCCGGTAAAGACGCCTTGCTGCGTCACCAGCAGCTCTCAGACCTGCACAAG CAAAACTTGGAAATTCACAGAAGATCCAAACTATCTGAGGCCCAGCTGGAAGAGTtggagagaaaagagatggaG CTGAAGTACAGAGACAGAGCTGCTGAAAGAAGGGATAAGTATGGTGTTCCCGAACCACCAGCACCCAAGAAGAAGAAATGCTATCAGCCTCCTGCCCCCACAGT GAACTACGAGCAGCCCACCAAAGACGGTCTGACCAGTGACAACATTGGGAACAAGATGCTGCAGGCCATGGGCTGGCAGGAGGGCAAGGGCCTGGGCCGCAACCAGCAGGGCATCACTGCACCCATCTCT GCCTCATTACGAACCAAGGGCACAGGCCTGGGCATCAAGGGAAGCAACTACGAACTCTCCGCATCAGACACCTACAAGGACGCCGTGCGCAAAGCCATGTTTGCACGCTTCACTGAGATTGAGTGA